From the Rhizobium sp. SL42 genome, the window CTGGCCGGGCCATCGTAGTTGCTGGCCGCAATGGTCACGCCGTCCATGGTCATGATGTAGATGTCGGAAGACTTGAGCAGGCCGTTGATCGCCTTCAGATAGGCATTGGCATGCGCGCGCGGGCCCGCATCATCGGGTCGACGCGCCAGTTCCTTCATGTCCGGATCGTCTGCAATCAGCGCCGGCAACGGCTCGTAGCGCTTGAGGTGACCGCTGAGCGCAGCGACGGCCAGTCGCAGCGCGCTCTCGGCCTGCAACGAGGCCTCGTCCATCACGCTGCGGGTGAGTAGCCTTTGACCCGCAGTCATGACACCGACAGCGGCGATCACCAGCAAGACGACCAGAATGCCAATCGTGCGCCGTGCCATCGCCACGCGCTGCCACGGTCTTGCGGGCCTTCCTGCGGCCTTCGATGTCGTCAAACTCGGTCCTCCTCCGAGATCAAGGATACCGAGCCCCGCGCAACTTTCCAAGGGCCGACCACGCATCCGCCTCTCGACGACGCATCAGCCGAACGAGAAAAGCCGCCAGCAGTCGCTGGCGGCTTGATCTTGAAGCATCCGGAACCGCTCAGGCTGCCCGGGAATGCGGGCCGGCAGCGCGTCGCTGGCTTTCGGGCGCAAGCTTGAACTGATCGACAAGCTGCATCAGCGCATCCGCCTCATCGGCGAGTTGCCGTGTTGCGGCATTGGTCTCTTCCACCATCGCCGCATTGCGCTGCGTCATCTGATCCATCTCGTTGACCGAGGAATTGACCTCGCCAAGAGCATTCGACTGGTCGCGGCTCGCCATGGCGATGATCGAGACCCGCTCGGAGACGGTGATGATATTGGCCGAAATTTCTGCGAGCACCGCCCCGGTCTGCTGGACCAGTTTGGCGCCTGAGGACACTTCGGTGCTCGACTTGTGGATCAGGTCCTTGATCTGCTGGGCAGCCCCCGCCGAACGCTGGGCTAGCTCGCGGACTTCCTGCGCCACGACTGCAAAGCCCTTGCCGGCCTCCCCGGCGCGTGCCGCTTCGATACCGGCATTAAGCGCAAGAAGGTTCGTCTGGAAGGCAATTTCGTCGATCACGTCGATGATCTGCACGATCTGGCCAGACGCATCCTCGATCCGGCCCATGGCGTCGATCGCACTGGCGACGACCACCGAGGAGGTGTCCGCGCGACCCTTGGTGTCGGCAACGATGCTGTTGGCCTCCTCGGCCTGTTCGGCCGACGACTTGACGGTCACGGTGATCTCATCGACCGCAGCTGCCGTTTCCTCGAGCGAGGCGGCCTGCTGTTCGGTCCGCTTGGCCAACTGGTCAGCGGCACTGCTCATCTCGGCAGCATTGCGCTGGATCATGTAGGTATTGGACCGGATGCGCGTGACCGTATCCTGCAGACGCTCAAGCGACTGGTTGAAGTCGGTGCGCAACTGTTCGAGACGGCCGTGGAACGGCGTGTCGATCGTCTTCGAGATATCGCCTTGCGCCATTCGCCCTAGACCGGCGGCAAGTGCGTTGACTGCAAAGTCGATCTGCCTGTCGACATCCTGCTTTTCGCGGTCGTTGCGGCGACGATCTTCCTCAGCTTCCGCCCGCTCCGCTTCGCTGCGACTTTCGATTTCGATCTTCGAAAGGGCATTCTGCTTGAACACGCCGAGCGCGCGCGCCATTTCGCCGATTTCATCGACGCGAGCCTCGCCGTTGATCTTGGTATCGAGCACGCCGTCTGCGAGGCGCCGCATGGCGGCGGTGATCTGGCCGATTGGCCCCTTGAAGGTCAGGACGAGACCGATGCCGGCGAAGATGGAGATCAGGATGCCGAGGCCCGTGGCACCGATCGAAATCGAATTGGCATCGCGGCGTTCTTCGCCGGCGCTGACCTTCTGCAATTCGGCAAACGATGTCAGCTGCGTCCAGATCGTGTTCAGATCGGCACCGGCTTGGCCGTAGCTCGCCTTGCGATCCTGGCTGATCTTGACCAGTTCGACACTGGCGGTCTGCATGACCTCGATGGCCGGCGACAGGTCCGCCTTGAGCTGCGCCATGAACGGCAGGTCGGCTGCGGATTTTTCCAGCGTCGCAAGGTCATCGCGCATTGCGGCGATCCGGCTCTCGAGAAGAGCACGGTTTTCTTCGGTGGGCTCAAGTAGGAAGCGCGCCATCATGATCTGCGTCTGATAGCTGGAGCTGACCAGCACACGGCCATCGCTCAACACCGCCTGTGCCTTTGCCAGCGGCGCATCGAGTTCGCCGAACTTGATCGTCGCTTCTTTCATCTTCTGCTGTGCGGCGAGGCCGAGGTAAGCGTTCAGCTGGGTGAAGTTGCGCAGCTTGCCGGTGACGTCGGTGATGACGGCTTCGGACTTGTCATTCGCCGCCAGGATGGCCGTCAGCTCGCCCATGATCTTGTCGATCGTCTTGGCAGCCGACTTGTTGGCTTCAGGCAGGGCCGTCATCAGGACGCCGTGGCGCTGCTTCATCTCGTCGAGGCGCGAAGCGATGACGGCAAACTTTTCGTCCGGCAACTTGGCCTTGGTGTAGGCCGAGTTCATTTCGGTCAGGAACGTACCGGTGCTGCGAATGCGGTCCGCATCGCGCAGCATGGACTTGGCGGCGGTATCGTCGGCCTGGACGGCGCTTTCCACCTTGGCCATGGCATCGGTCGCCAATGCCTGCGAGGCGACAACCACGCCCACACCCTGCTGAAGCGACTGGACGAGCCCAGATTCGGTTTCATGCAGACGCCAGAGTTCATCGATATGCTTGACCACCTGATCAACCAGCTGGCCGGCCTGCTCAAGCTCGGTCCGGCCATCGGCATTGGCCGGCAACTGCGCAAGTGTGTCCTGAAGGACCTGTTGCTGCTGCTTCAGCCGGCTGGTCACGTCTTCGCGTCCGGCGGCCGTCGTCTCGGCAAGGAAACTGCTCATCGCGGCCGACACATCGCGGAAGCCGCTCAACGACTGCAGGACGCTGTTGGAGATTTCGATGCGGCCCTGGAGAAGTCCGGAGGCATAAAGGCCGGTAAACCCGACGGCTGAAATGCTGATGACAAAGGGAAGAATGAAGATCAACACCTTGGTCTGGATGTTAAACCGCGACAAAATACGATCAATAAACACGGACTACCCTCTCCTCCAAATGTCTCAATCGCGGCACCAAAAGTGGGCCCGAGCGAACCGGAAACATTCACGCCTAATCGGCCGAGAGTAGGTGACGGATAGCTAACACCGCCTTAATGGCCCGTAACTAAAGTAGCGGTCGATGAGGCTGATGCCCCTGGAGTTTGTCGCCCATTGCAGAGCCCGAATGATGCCCGCGACCCCCATCATGAGGTCACGGCAAATGCGTGTGCGGGATGGACAATCCCGCACACGGCACGGAGGGACAGGCGCTGGCCCGCCCTTACATCGATGGGGGGCCCTAGGAACAGAAGCGTGAGCGAATTCGGGTTTAGCGCAGTTCCTCGATCGCCACCGGGTCGACATCGGTATAGTCGACATTGTCTCCGGCCATCGCCCAGATGAAGGAGTAGTTCGCGGTGCCGGCACCCGAATGGATCGACCAGCCGGGAGACAGGACCGCCTCCTCGTTCTTCATGACGATGTGGCGCGTTTCGTCAGGCTCGCCGAGCAGATGGAAGACACGCGCCTTTTCCGGCATGTCGAAATAGAGATAGGCTTCCATACGCCGGTCATGGATATGGCAGGGCATCGTGTTCCACACGGAACCCTTGGCAAGACTGGTCATGCCGACCACGAGCTGGCAGGTCTTGACGCCTTCCGGATGAACAAACTGAAAGATCGAGCGCTCGTTGCTGGTTTCCTGTGCACCCAGATCGATGCGTTTGGCGTCTGCTATGCCGATATGGCGAGCCGGATAAGAGGCATGTGCCGGCGCACTGAGCAGATAGAATTTTGCCGGATTTTCGGCGGACGCGGAGGCGAACGTCACCGAAGTTCCCATGCCGGCATAAACCATGTCGCGCGGGCCGGTCGCAAAGGCCTCGCCACTCACCGTCACGACACCCGGGCCACCAATATTGACGGCAATCAATTCGCGCCGCGCCAGAAGCTCCTTGGTGCCGGCCGGCTTGATTGTTTCAAGGGTCAATGGCTCGGCGCCGGGCATGGCGCCGCCCACGATCATCCGGTCATAATTGGTGTAGTGCAATTGAATCCGCCCCATCACGAACAGCGGCGGCAGCAGGAAATGCTCGCGCAACTGATCGGTACCGAAGCCCGCGGCCGTCATAGGATCGATTGCAAACCGGTTGGTGAAATCAGTATGCGTCATAGTACCTCCCGAACATGTATTTAAACTCATCATACAGGTTGAGGGAGCAACCACAAGCTGGAAAGCGGCCTAGACGGATAGAAGTTCTGCTTTTGACAACCGACAGACGTAAATCGGCCCGAAACCATACGTTCAAAAAAGAGCATGTTGCTATAAACATATGACAGGTTGGTCATGACCGTGGGAGAGGATAGACGATCTGGCCATCCTCTTCACCACGCGGAAAGGCGCCTTCGCGGCTTCTGCGTTCGGCATCGCGGTACCCCTGCGGGCTCACACCGATATAGCGTTTGAACATCCGCGAAAAATAATAGGCGTCGGCATAGCCTGACAGCGCCGCCGCCCGCTTTACCGTACAACCGCCAGCGAGAAGCCCCATGGCCCGCTCCATGCGTTTGAACTCCTGAAACTTATCAGGCGTCCAGCCGACTCGCCTGCGGAATTCGCGTTTGAAATAGTCCAGATTGTACGGCGCGGCGTCCAGCACCTGCCGGACGATATGCTCGCCGAGCGGATCTGCGGCTATCTGGCTTGCCGCCACCATGATCGCCAGGGACAGTTGATCGGGATTGGCGACATTGCCGACCGACTGCTCGCGCCAGCCGACAAACGCCTGCTCGATGAATTCGGTCAGCAGGAACATGAACATGTGATGCTGTTGCAGCGTCGTCGAATAGGGCGGCGCGGTTTCACGGTAATGCCGGACCACCTTTTCCAGCATATCCCAGCGCGCCAGCGCGACGGATCGCTTCAACTGCATTTGCCCCATCAGATCAAGGCGCCCGAAAAGATCGAGGGTGAAATGCTGCGCAATGCCGGTGTAGGGCTCGGACGAGGTCGAGTATCCGACAAACCGGGTTTCGGCGTTCAGCAACATCGCACTGCCCGGCACCATCGATAGCGTCTCGCCCTCGATCTCGTACCGTGCACTGCCCGTCAGGCAGATCACCAGGTCGTGGACACGGTTAGACTTGTCGATCCGCCATGTCTGGGCGTGCTGCATCCGGATTGTCGAGCGCGTCAGGTTGAGCGCCAGCGCATTCATCGGAATACCGGCCAAAACCTGACCTTCAGTTTCCTCCATCATTTTCCCCCTATTCGTCGATTTTCGCGCCGGACCGTCTGCGGGATATTAGCCATAGGACCGGCTCTCTTGGGAAGGCCGGGGAGGAAATCTGGAGGAGAAGGGCAGCGACACCCGGCCCCGCGCAGTGGCGGGATCAGCTGAAAGCGCACCCTTGAGTATTGCGATGTATAAAAGAGAACATGTCGCGCAGCTCCGCCACGGAGCCCGGCGCATTGCGACCTGCACCATGAAATACCGTTCGCATCAAGGCTTCGTCGAGAAGGAGGATGCGGCATGAGCGGAGACAACCGTTATCTCGGGCTGCTCTACCTCTCCCCGTACATTCTCGGTCTGCTGGTCTTCACCACGCTGCCTTTCGTCGTGTCGCTCTACCTGAGCTTCACCGACTACAACCTGATGAGCGCGCCGATCTTCACCGGCCTCGACAACTACATCCGCCTGTTCACCGCCGACCGCACCTTTCGCAAGTCGCTCTGGGTGACGCTGATCTATGTGTTCACCACGGTGCCGCTGAAGCTTGCCTTCGCGCTCTTCGTCGCAGTGATCCTGAACTACAAGCTGAAATTCATCAACGTCTTCCGCACCGCCTTCTATGTGCCGTCGATCCTGGGCGGCTCGATCGCGATTGCCGTGCTATGGCGCTACATGTTCGCCGATGTCGGGCTGGTCAACATGGCGCTTGGCATGATCGGCCTGGAGCCGGTCAACTGGTTCGGCGACCCGGTCAATGCGCTGTTCACCATCACGCTGCTGCGGCTCTGGCAATTCGGTTCGGCGATGGTGATCTTTCTTGCCGCACTGCAGAGCATCGACAAGAACCTCTATGAAGCCGCCTCCATTGATGGCGCCGGCAAGTGGAAGAGCTTCGTCCACATCACCCTGCCGCTGATCACGCCGGTCATCTTCTTCAACCTCATCATGCAGATGGTCCAGGCATTCCAGGAATTCAACGGCCCCTACATCATCACCCAGGGCGGGCCGCTCAAAGCCACCTATCTGCTGCCGATCTACATCTACGACGAGGCCTTCAAGCGCTTCGACATGGGTTACGCCTCGGCCATCGCCTGGGTGCTGTTCGTCATCATCATGGCACTGACCCTCATCGCCTTCTGGTCGTCACGCCATTGGGTCTACTACGCCGGCGACAAGAGGAGCTGACCATGGCCGAACACGCACTCGCTTCCCTGTCTGCAGAACTCGACGATGTCTCGCTCGCCCGTAGCCGCGACCTGCGCCGCCAGCGGATCACCACCGTGATCCGCTACACGGTCCTGACGCTTGTCGGCCTGATCATGATCTATCCGCTGGTCTGGCTGATCGGCGCCTCTTTCAAGACGAATTCGGAGATATTTGCCAATCCCGGCTTCTGGCCGAGCAAGCCCACGCTCGACGGCTATATCAGTGGCTGGAAGACATCTACGCCCTACAGCTTCGGCACCTTTTTCCTGAACACGCTGTGGATCGTCCTGCCCAAGATGATCGGCACGGCAATTTCCTGCACGGCGGTCGCCTACGGCTTTGCCCGCTTCGAGTTCCCGTTCAAGAAGCTGCTCTTCGCCACCCTGATCGCTACGCTGCTGCTGCCAAATGTAGTGACCCGCATTCCGCAATATCTGCTGTTCCGCGATCTCGGCTGGCTTGACACCTTCCTGCCGCTCTGGGTGCCTTCGGCGCTTGCCGGCGATGCCTTCTTCGTCTTCATGCTGGTCCAGTTCCTGCGCGCAATACCACGCGACATGGAAGAGGCTGCCCGTGTCGATGGCGCCAATACATGGCAGGTTCTGGTCTTCATCATCATTCCATTGCTGATGCCGGCGCTGATCTCCGTCTGCCTGTTCCAGTTCATGTGGACGATGAACGACTTCCTCGGCCCCCTGATCTACATCTCTTCGGTCGAAAAATTCCCCGTATCGCTGGCGCTCAAGCTGTCGATCGACACGACCGAGGCCTTCGAATGGAACCGTGTGCTGGCAATGTCGGTGCTGGCGCTGACGCCGGCGCTCGCGGTCTTCTTCCTCGCCCAGAAATACTTCATCGACGGCATTTCCGCCGGCGGCATCAAGGGATAATCCGATGGCCAGGCTGCAACTGAAGAACCTCGAAAAAGACTACGGATCCTTCCGCGCCGTGCATGGCATCAATCTCGACGTCGAGGACGGCGAGTTCATGGTGCTGGTCGGCCCGTCAGGCTGCGCCAAGTCGACCACGCTGCGCATGATCGCCGGACTGGAACAGGTGACCGGCGGCGAGATCCGCATCGGCGGCCAGTTGGTCAATGACCGTTCGCCCGGTGACCGCGGCATTTCCATGGTCTTCCAGAACTACGCGCTCTATCCGCATATGAAGGTGAAGAAGAACCTCTCCTTCAGCATGCGCCTGAAACGCCGCCCGGCTAGCGAGATCGATGCCGAAACCGACAAGGTCGCCGACACGCTGGAAATCGGCGCCCTGCTCGACCGCCTGCCGAAACAGCTGTCCGGCGGCCAGGCTCAGCGCGTTGCCGTTGGCCGGGCCCTGATCAAGAAGCCGCAGGTCTTCCTCTTCGACGAGCCGCTGTCCAACCTGGACGCCAAACTGCGCGCCTCGATGCGTGTGCGCATCACCGACCTGCACAAGCGGCTGAAGGCCGACGGCATGGCCGCGACCGTCATCTATGTCA encodes:
- a CDS encoding methyl-accepting chemotaxis protein, whose amino-acid sequence is MFIDRILSRFNIQTKVLIFILPFVISISAVGFTGLYASGLLQGRIEISNSVLQSLSGFRDVSAAMSSFLAETTAAGREDVTSRLKQQQQVLQDTLAQLPANADGRTELEQAGQLVDQVVKHIDELWRLHETESGLVQSLQQGVGVVVASQALATDAMAKVESAVQADDTAAKSMLRDADRIRSTGTFLTEMNSAYTKAKLPDEKFAVIASRLDEMKQRHGVLMTALPEANKSAAKTIDKIMGELTAILAANDKSEAVITDVTGKLRNFTQLNAYLGLAAQQKMKEATIKFGELDAPLAKAQAVLSDGRVLVSSSYQTQIMMARFLLEPTEENRALLESRIAAMRDDLATLEKSAADLPFMAQLKADLSPAIEVMQTASVELVKISQDRKASYGQAGADLNTIWTQLTSFAELQKVSAGEERRDANSISIGATGLGILISIFAGIGLVLTFKGPIGQITAAMRRLADGVLDTKINGEARVDEIGEMARALGVFKQNALSKIEIESRSEAERAEAEEDRRRNDREKQDVDRQIDFAVNALAAGLGRMAQGDISKTIDTPFHGRLEQLRTDFNQSLERLQDTVTRIRSNTYMIQRNAAEMSSAADQLAKRTEQQAASLEETAAAVDEITVTVKSSAEQAEEANSIVADTKGRADTSSVVVASAIDAMGRIEDASGQIVQIIDVIDEIAFQTNLLALNAGIEAARAGEAGKGFAVVAQEVRELAQRSAGAAQQIKDLIHKSSTEVSSGAKLVQQTGAVLAEISANIITVSERVSIIAMASRDQSNALGEVNSSVNEMDQMTQRNAAMVEETNAATRQLADEADALMQLVDQFKLAPESQRRAAGPHSRAA
- the kduI gene encoding 5-dehydro-4-deoxy-D-glucuronate isomerase; this encodes MTHTDFTNRFAIDPMTAAGFGTDQLREHFLLPPLFVMGRIQLHYTNYDRMIVGGAMPGAEPLTLETIKPAGTKELLARRELIAVNIGGPGVVTVSGEAFATGPRDMVYAGMGTSVTFASASAENPAKFYLLSAPAHASYPARHIGIADAKRIDLGAQETSNERSIFQFVHPEGVKTCQLVVGMTSLAKGSVWNTMPCHIHDRRMEAYLYFDMPEKARVFHLLGEPDETRHIVMKNEEAVLSPGWSIHSGAGTANYSFIWAMAGDNVDYTDVDPVAIEELR
- a CDS encoding helix-turn-helix domain-containing protein, translated to MEETEGQVLAGIPMNALALNLTRSTIRMQHAQTWRIDKSNRVHDLVICLTGSARYEIEGETLSMVPGSAMLLNAETRFVGYSTSSEPYTGIAQHFTLDLFGRLDLMGQMQLKRSVALARWDMLEKVVRHYRETAPPYSTTLQQHHMFMFLLTEFIEQAFVGWREQSVGNVANPDQLSLAIMVAASQIAADPLGEHIVRQVLDAAPYNLDYFKREFRRRVGWTPDKFQEFKRMERAMGLLAGGCTVKRAAALSGYADAYYFSRMFKRYIGVSPQGYRDAERRSREGAFPRGEEDGQIVYPLPRS
- a CDS encoding carbohydrate ABC transporter permease, which codes for MSGDNRYLGLLYLSPYILGLLVFTTLPFVVSLYLSFTDYNLMSAPIFTGLDNYIRLFTADRTFRKSLWVTLIYVFTTVPLKLAFALFVAVILNYKLKFINVFRTAFYVPSILGGSIAIAVLWRYMFADVGLVNMALGMIGLEPVNWFGDPVNALFTITLLRLWQFGSAMVIFLAALQSIDKNLYEAASIDGAGKWKSFVHITLPLITPVIFFNLIMQMVQAFQEFNGPYIITQGGPLKATYLLPIYIYDEAFKRFDMGYASAIAWVLFVIIMALTLIAFWSSRHWVYYAGDKRS
- a CDS encoding carbohydrate ABC transporter permease → MAEHALASLSAELDDVSLARSRDLRRQRITTVIRYTVLTLVGLIMIYPLVWLIGASFKTNSEIFANPGFWPSKPTLDGYISGWKTSTPYSFGTFFLNTLWIVLPKMIGTAISCTAVAYGFARFEFPFKKLLFATLIATLLLPNVVTRIPQYLLFRDLGWLDTFLPLWVPSALAGDAFFVFMLVQFLRAIPRDMEEAARVDGANTWQVLVFIIIPLLMPALISVCLFQFMWTMNDFLGPLIYISSVEKFPVSLALKLSIDTTEAFEWNRVLAMSVLALTPALAVFFLAQKYFIDGISAGGIKG
- a CDS encoding ABC transporter ATP-binding protein yields the protein MARLQLKNLEKDYGSFRAVHGINLDVEDGEFMVLVGPSGCAKSTTLRMIAGLEQVTGGEIRIGGQLVNDRSPGDRGISMVFQNYALYPHMKVKKNLSFSMRLKRRPASEIDAETDKVADTLEIGALLDRLPKQLSGGQAQRVAVGRALIKKPQVFLFDEPLSNLDAKLRASMRVRITDLHKRLKADGMAATVIYVTHDQTEAMTMGDRICVMKDGHIMQVADPVTLYNRPANAFVAGFIGSPEMNLISAKLTALDEIIVANQTVPLVDGLRNRLIANAPQQVTMGIRPQHLRIAAPETRGTLSGRISHVEFMGHEVYLYVDIGAERVIAVVPSSQFDRGAIRDDRIWLTPDIAQMHIFDRQSGENISLAN